A window of Anomalospiza imberbis isolate Cuckoo-Finch-1a 21T00152 chromosome 4, ASM3175350v1, whole genome shotgun sequence contains these coding sequences:
- the QDPR gene encoding dihydropteridine reductase — protein MAARRVLVYGGRGALGSQCVRYFKSKNWWVASIDLAENADASANVVVTATDSFPEQAEQVTAEVGKLLGEEKVDAILCVAGGWAGGSAKAKSLYKNCDLMWKQSVWTSTISSHLATKHLKEGGLLTLTGARAALSGTPGMIAYGMAKGAVHQLCQSLAGASSGLPCGSAAVAILPVTLDTPANRKSMPDADFSSWTPLEFIAETFYDWITGKDRPTSGSLIQVITTGGKTELVSAAHL, from the exons ATGGCGGCACGCAGGGTGCTGGTGTACGGGGGCAGAGGGGCGCTGGGCTCCCAGTGCGTGCGGTACTTCAAGTCCAAGAACTGG TGGGTGGCCAGCATCGACCTGGCGGAGAACGCGGACGCCAGTGCCAACGTGGTGGTGACCGCGACCGACTCCTTCCCCGAGCAGGCCGAGCAG GTGACAGCAGAAGTTGGAAAACTTCTTGGTGAAGAAAAGGTGGATGCTATCCTGTGTGTAGCAGGAGGATGGGCTGGAGGCAGCGCCAAAGCCAAGT CTTTATACAAAAACTGTGATCTGATGTGGAAGCAGAGTGTTTGGACATCGACTATTTCCAGCCATCTTGCCACAAAACATCTGAAAGAAGGTGGCCTCTTGACTCTGACAGGAGCTCGAGCTGCTTTATCTGGTACCCCAG ggATGATTGCTTATGGCATGGCCAAAGGAGCAGTGCATCAGCTTTGTCAGAGTCTGGCTGGTGCCAGCAGTGGGCtgccatgtggttctgctgCAGTTGCCATTTTACC GGTTACCTTAGATACACCAGCAAACAGGAAATCAATGCCTGATGCAGatttcagctcctggacaccctTAGAATTCATTGCAGA aaccTTTTATGACTGGATAACAGGAAAGGATCGGCCAACCTCTGGCAGTCTAATCCAGGTGATAACTACAGGTGGGAAGACTGAACTAGTTTCAGCAGCACATCTTTGA
- the CLRN2 gene encoding clarin-2, with product MPGCFKKTLFALASLISFVSFILIVVAMGIPKWMTGKILCKTGADLVNATDPELVKFIGEIYYGLFRGGKIRQCGLGGRRSKFTIFPHMVKKLNTGLHVMIIMFLCVAIFFSLVSFGFCILNAIKVPYRAINGPAGACLWNFLAGGFVVLAVTSFMAAVKLHHLTERIANFRENVFRFVILEEHFEDCFWICVASATAHAVNLLLIAISGIHFPKIKTKTEEVNVTAEDIMY from the exons ATGCCTGGCTGCTTTAAAAAGACATTATTTGCTTTGGCTTCTCTGATAAGTTTTGTGTCTTTTATCTTGATTGTTGTTGCAATGGGGATCCCAAAGTGGATGACTGGAAAGATCCTTTGCAAAACAGGGGCTGATTTGGTTAATGCCACTGATCCAGAGCTGGTCAAATTCATTGGAGAAATTTACTACGGACTCTTTCGGGGTGGCAAAATACGCCAATGTGGCTTGGGCGGGCGGCGTTCCAAATTCACAA TTTTCCCACACATGGTGAAAAAGTTGAATACAGGCCTGCATGTGATGATCATAATGTTCCTCTGTGTggccattttcttttctctggtCAGTTTTGGATTCTGCATTCTTAACGCAATAAAAGTTCCTTACCGGGCTATTAACGGTCCAGCAGGAGCATGCCTTTGGAACTTCCTTGCAG GTGGATTTGTAGTACTTGCAGTCACCAGCTTCATGGCTGCTGTGAAACTTCACCACCTCACAGAAAGAATTGCCAATTTTCGGGAAAATGTCTTTCGGTTTGTTATCTTAGAAGAACACTTTGAAGACTGTTTTTGGATTTGTGTGGCAAGTGCCACAGCACATGCAGTGAATTTGCTGCTAATAGCCATTAGTGGGATTCACTTCCCTAAAATTAAGACTAAAACAGAAGAAGTGAATGTTACAGCAGAAGATATCATGTACTAA